The following are from one region of the Muntiacus reevesi chromosome 3, mMunRee1.1, whole genome shotgun sequence genome:
- the TMEM169 gene encoding transmembrane protein 169: MEEPAPVEGQSQLPSTHYSSLRKAMAAALVLDGESTMGRRKKKKKESRPESIIIYRSESETLDEEPGESEGGDQPKEEEGEDFLDYPLDDGVWNVPVDSRYVTLTGTITRGKKKGQMVDIHVTLTEKELQELTKPKASSRETTPGGREACQLGADRGPHVVLWTLVCLPVVFLLSFVVSFYYGTITWYNIFLVYNEERTFWHKISCCPCLILFYPVLIMAMASSLGLYAAVVQLSWSWEAWWQAARDMEKGFCGWLCSKLGLEDCSPYSIVELLESDNISGNLSNKDATQEVETSTV, from the exons ATGGAAGAGCCAGCACCAGTGGAAGGCCAGAGCCAGCTCCCAAGCACCCACTACAGCTCCCTGAGGAAAGCCATGGCAGCTGCTCTGGTCCTTGATGGGGAATCCACCATGGGGcgcaggaaaaagaagaagaaagagtccCGCCCGGAATCTATCATCATCTACCGGTCAGAGAGTGAGACCCTGGATGAGGAGCCTGGGGAATCAGAAGGTGGGGATCAGCctaaagaggaggagggagaggatttCCTAGACTATCCTCTGGATGATG GTGTGTGGAACGTGCCCGTGGACAGCCGCTATGTCACATTAACTGGGACCATCACCCGAGGAAAGAAAAAGGGGCAGATGGTAGACATCCACGTCACGTTGACAGAGAAGGAACTGCAGGAGCTCACCAAGCCCAAGGCGTCGTCAAGGGAAACGAcgcctggaggcagagaggcctgCCAGCTGGGAGCCGACCGTGGGCCACACGTGGTGCTCTGGACGCTGGTCTGCCTGCCTGTggttttcctcctctcctttgtgGTCTCTTTCTACTATGGTACCATCACTTGGTACAACATCTTCCTCGTGTACAACGAGGAGAGGACCTTCTGGCACAAGATCTCATGTTGCCCCTGCCTTATCCTCTTCTATCCAGTGCTCATCATGGCCATGGCCTCTTCCCTGGGCCTCTATGCGGCCGTGGTCCAGCTCTCATGGTCCTGGGAAGCGTGGTGGCAAGCTGCCCGGGACATGGAGAAAGGCTTCTGTGGTTGGCTATGCAGTAAGCTGGGTCTGGAAGACTGCTCTCCCTATAGCATTGTGGAGTTGCTTGAATCAGACAATATCTCAGGCAATCTGTCCAACAAGGATGCCACCCAGGAGGTAGAAACATCCACTGTCTAA